In Candidatus Poribacteria bacterium, a genomic segment contains:
- a CDS encoding LamG domain-containing protein → MFLFVMNVRKKMALSLVAVLITGLGIGIPVAARTVVIEDGLIGYWSFDKDTVKGKTVADIWGNQDAEIIGDLQIVAGKFGEAVQLGGGAGARVQMTDDIKKAELPTEEMTIELWAWDEQFIEWGGYVVAVQDNGAFEKGWLLGTRWKAFSFALSSEDADDGDGLLTYLNAATPSEMNEWYHVVGTYDGKEMKIYVNGKPEGTSGVQSGPINYPDRIFFSIGAYKDDNEDFVHKGMLDEVRLYDRALSEKEVLNNMEAEGLAVEPAGKLSLTWGQIKAAASR, encoded by the coding sequence ATGTTTCTATTTGTTATGAACGTCAGAAAAAAAATGGCTCTGAGTTTGGTTGCTGTTTTAATCACTGGATTGGGCATAGGGATTCCTGTCGCTGCCCGGACAGTTGTCATCGAAGATGGGTTAATCGGATACTGGAGTTTCGATAAAGACACTGTAAAAGGCAAAACAGTAGCGGACATCTGGGGCAACCAGGATGCCGAGATCATAGGGGACCTTCAAATCGTAGCGGGTAAGTTTGGAGAGGCGGTGCAATTGGGCGGTGGCGCGGGTGCTCGTGTCCAAATGACTGATGACATCAAAAAAGCTGAACTGCCCACAGAGGAGATGACTATAGAATTATGGGCGTGGGATGAGCAGTTCATCGAATGGGGTGGTTACGTCGTAGCAGTTCAGGACAATGGTGCTTTTGAAAAAGGTTGGCTGCTCGGCACCCGCTGGAAAGCGTTCAGTTTCGCGCTCTCCTCGGAGGATGCTGATGATGGGGATGGTCTCTTAACTTACCTCAATGCCGCCACCCCGTCCGAGATGAATGAATGGTACCATGTGGTCGGAACGTATGACGGTAAGGAGATGAAAATCTACGTAAATGGGAAACCTGAGGGCACTTCCGGTGTCCAATCGGGGCCGATCAATTACCCGGATCGCATCTTCTTCTCCATCGGTGCGTATAAAGATGATAACGAAGACTTTGTGCACAAGGGGATGCTCGACGAAGTGCGTCTCTATGATCGGGCACTCAGTGAAAAAGAGGTCTTGAACAATATGGAAGCGGAAGGGTTAGCAGTGGAGCCTGCTGGGAAACTGAGTCTCACTTGGGGACAAATCAAGGCTGCTGCGAGCAGATAA
- a CDS encoding phytanoyl-CoA dioxygenase family protein, with protein sequence MTLNRPKKIPTGTPFEFGEHRFRFGEEIVELVDSSSLLNNPGALHKKMREDGYLFIRGFHPHEHAEKAAHWTLQAIAQRDGLKPDTPVEEGIIGTANQTFSFFRQTEVAHAKPILDVVDSQRTMQFYEEFLGGPVITFDKRWLRCMAKGGHNHFHYDSVYVGRGTQNRYTMWSALTDIGLENGPLVICLGSHRHDRLKSTYGATDMDRDLTEAVFSTDPREMVEKFGFTLATAHFQPGDVIIFGLYMMHSSAPNRSDRYRISIDTRYQLAREEKDDRFFFREDGSWLGNFYNKGVSYKPITELRREWGLE encoded by the coding sequence ATGACATTAAACAGACCGAAAAAAATCCCAACGGGAACACCCTTTGAATTCGGTGAGCATCGTTTTCGTTTTGGTGAGGAGATCGTCGAATTAGTAGATTCCTCCTCACTTCTCAACAATCCGGGTGCGTTACACAAAAAAATGCGTGAGGATGGGTATCTCTTTATTCGCGGTTTCCATCCGCATGAGCATGCCGAGAAAGCTGCACATTGGACATTGCAAGCCATTGCGCAGAGAGACGGGTTAAAGCCGGATACGCCTGTTGAAGAGGGTATCATCGGCACAGCGAATCAGACTTTTAGTTTCTTTCGACAAACTGAGGTAGCGCATGCCAAACCGATTCTTGATGTTGTCGATAGCCAGCGAACGATGCAATTCTACGAAGAATTCCTCGGGGGTCCCGTCATCACGTTTGACAAACGATGGCTTCGCTGCATGGCGAAGGGTGGACACAACCATTTTCACTACGATAGCGTTTACGTTGGGCGCGGTACACAGAACCGGTACACGATGTGGAGCGCATTGACGGATATCGGTCTGGAAAATGGACCGCTCGTCATCTGCCTCGGTTCGCATCGGCATGACCGGTTAAAGTCTACATACGGCGCGACCGATATGGACCGTGATTTGACGGAGGCTGTGTTCAGCACCGATCCACGTGAGATGGTTGAAAAATTCGGATTCACACTGGCAACGGCGCATTTCCAACCGGGTGACGTTATTATTTTTGGGCTTTATATGATGCACAGTAGTGCACCAAATCGTTCTGACCGCTATCGTATCAGCATTGATACGCGATACCAGCTCGCTCGCGAAGAGAAGGATGACCGCTTCTTTTTCCGTGAAGACGGCAGTTGGCTCGGTAATTTTTACAACAAAGGTGTGAGTTATAAACCGATAACGGAACTCCGCCGGGAGTGGGGATTGGAATAA
- a CDS encoding alkaline phosphatase: protein MCISLKKRGVFGVFGVILLVGSLFFGFTLQAVSEVLGVKHVVIIGCDGMSPDGIQKAKTPNMDALMQRGAYTMRARAVMPTSSSPNWASMLMGAGPEQHGVTSNDWRPDKFALAPTAVGSGGIFPTIFSVLRAQQPSAVIACFHDWGGIGHLFEREALDIIEDTDGPVNTTERAVAYFKAKQPDFTFIHLDHIDHAGHKYGYRTSEYYKSVEEADRLIGEAIQGLEAAGILAQTILIITSDHGGVGKGHGGATLAEVEIPWIIAGPGVAPAKELTSFVNIYDTAATAAHIFGLTAPDCWIAEPVLEAFGSP from the coding sequence GTGTGTATTTCTCTCAAGAAGCGAGGGGTTTTCGGTGTGTTTGGAGTTATTTTGCTGGTCGGTTCTCTGTTCTTTGGTTTCACACTTCAGGCTGTTTCCGAGGTTTTGGGCGTGAAACATGTGGTGATCATTGGGTGTGATGGGATGAGTCCTGACGGTATTCAGAAGGCGAAGACACCAAATATGGATGCCCTCATGCAGCGTGGTGCTTATACGATGCGCGCCCGCGCCGTGATGCCAACTTCCAGCAGTCCGAATTGGGCTTCTATGCTTATGGGTGCTGGACCTGAACAGCATGGTGTCACGTCCAACGATTGGAGACCCGATAAATTTGCGCTCGCGCCAACGGCAGTGGGGTCGGGCGGCATTTTTCCGACGATTTTCAGCGTGCTGCGTGCGCAGCAGCCATCCGCGGTGATTGCCTGCTTCCACGATTGGGGTGGTATCGGACACTTATTTGAACGCGAAGCCTTGGACATCATCGAAGATACAGACGGTCCCGTCAACACCACTGAACGTGCTGTCGCCTATTTCAAGGCAAAGCAGCCTGATTTTACATTTATCCATCTCGATCATATTGATCACGCCGGGCATAAGTACGGTTATAGAACGTCTGAGTATTACAAATCCGTTGAAGAGGCGGATCGGCTCATCGGCGAGGCGATTCAGGGACTTGAAGCGGCGGGGATACTGGCGCAAACGATCCTTATCATTACTTCGGATCATGGCGGTGTCGGAAAAGGGCACGGCGGAGCGACGCTGGCGGAGGTTGAGATCCCTTGGATTATCGCCGGACCTGGAGTTGCGCCCGCGAAAGAACTGACTTCTTTCGTGAACATCTACGATACCGCCGCGACAGCCGCCCATATCTTCGGGTTGACTGCCCCGGACTGCTGGATCGCTGAGCCAGTGTTGGAGGCGTTTGGGTCGCCATAA
- a CDS encoding calcineurin-like phosphoesterase family protein, producing MVYKQWNFVILIAILVFYAIGNSVAENSTATGTVFLDTNGNQVKDDNEKGLSGIRVSNGQDIVQTDANGQYTLAVTDDTILFVIKPRGFMTPVGENQLPKFYYVHKPHGSPEGLKYAGIAPTGPLPASIDFPLTEQPEADTFKVLVFGDTQPNNMQDIEWLAHDVIEEVIGSDAALGISLGDLVGDNLNLFHPLNEVIATVGIPWYNVYGNHDMNRLATDDQYADETFERVYGPTCYSFDWGPVHFINIDNVLFYRDEADNPRYSSEVGEQQLTFIRNDLAFVPKDQLVVISFHIPLTEMRDVKKLMNLLGDRPHTLSLSAHTHVQRDDFVGPDHGWHGDDPHHHHNHATTSGSWWQGALDEVGIPHTTMRDGAPNGYGIFTFSGNQYSIRFKAARRPADYQMNIWAPWEVTPTETGNTDIIVNVFGGTKRSTVEIRLGEDGDWRPMTYTPQQDPYYKALKARDDTNQLERKLHVALRETMKAQLKEDSELPQTGKGITGITKSTHIWQAKLPADVPEGTHVIYVRTTDMFGQTFTGRRIIRVH from the coding sequence ATGGTTTACAAACAATGGAATTTTGTGATTTTGATCGCCATCTTGGTTTTTTATGCGATTGGAAACAGTGTAGCAGAAAATTCAACCGCAACTGGCACTGTATTTCTGGATACAAACGGAAACCAAGTAAAGGACGACAACGAGAAGGGGTTATCCGGGATTCGCGTCTCTAATGGACAGGATATTGTCCAAACCGATGCCAACGGACAATACACGCTCGCGGTCACTGATGACACCATTCTCTTTGTGATTAAGCCCCGTGGGTTTATGACACCGGTTGGTGAAAATCAACTCCCGAAGTTTTATTATGTTCACAAACCGCACGGTTCACCAGAAGGACTGAAGTATGCCGGCATCGCACCGACAGGTCCGTTGCCCGCGTCGATTGATTTTCCGCTCACTGAACAGCCTGAAGCGGATACCTTCAAGGTACTTGTCTTCGGGGACACACAACCCAATAATATGCAAGATATTGAGTGGTTAGCACACGACGTAATTGAAGAAGTTATTGGGAGTGATGCGGCGTTGGGAATCAGCCTCGGCGATTTGGTGGGTGACAACTTAAACTTATTCCATCCACTTAACGAAGTGATCGCTACTGTCGGGATCCCGTGGTACAACGTCTACGGTAACCATGATATGAACCGTCTTGCTACCGATGACCAGTATGCCGATGAGACCTTTGAACGTGTTTATGGACCCACATGCTATTCATTTGATTGGGGACCTGTCCATTTCATCAACATCGACAATGTGCTCTTTTACCGCGACGAAGCAGACAACCCTCGCTACTCGAGTGAAGTAGGAGAACAGCAGTTGACGTTCATTCGTAACGACCTCGCTTTTGTGCCGAAAGATCAACTTGTTGTTATCTCCTTTCATATTCCGTTAACGGAGATGCGCGATGTGAAAAAACTGATGAATCTACTCGGTGATCGACCCCACACGTTGTCCCTGTCAGCGCACACGCACGTCCAACGCGACGACTTCGTTGGGCCGGATCACGGTTGGCATGGAGACGATCCACATCATCATCACAATCACGCAACCACATCAGGCTCTTGGTGGCAGGGCGCACTTGATGAAGTCGGTATTCCGCATACAACGATGCGGGATGGTGCCCCCAACGGATATGGCATCTTCACATTCAGTGGAAACCAATATTCAATTCGGTTCAAGGCTGCCCGCCGTCCAGCGGATTATCAGATGAACATCTGGGCACCTTGGGAAGTTACCCCGACAGAAACTGGCAACACAGATATCATCGTTAACGTTTTTGGAGGTACCAAACGCTCAACAGTTGAAATCCGTCTCGGAGAAGATGGGGACTGGAGACCCATGACCTATACACCTCAGCAAGACCCATACTACAAAGCACTCAAGGCACGCGACGATACGAACCAACTTGAGCGGAAACTGCATGTTGCGCTTCGCGAAACAATGAAGGCACAGTTGAAGGAAGACAGCGAATTGCCACAAACAGGGAAAGGGATTACCGGAATTACAAAATCAACGCACATCTGGCAAGCGAAGCTTCCAGCGGATGTTCCCGAAGGAACGCACGTCATCTACGTCCGTACAACGGATATGTTTGGTCAAACTTTCACAGGACGGCGCATCATCCGAGTGCATTAG